One stretch of Corvus moneduloides isolate bCorMon1 chromosome 16, bCorMon1.pri, whole genome shotgun sequence DNA includes these proteins:
- the MYO15A gene encoding LOW QUALITY PROTEIN: unconventional myosin-XV (The sequence of the model RefSeq protein was modified relative to this genomic sequence to represent the inferred CDS: inserted 2 bases in 1 codon): MVGKKGEPKGKAGKGKGKDGKKGKKEDPNESEDASDAELLKAEESETEVVEEEEKEKEKEEKEKDEEEVAAEEPKKGKGKEKKGLPKAGVAKKLGLGKKVQQETEEEEGETNDATVKKNTKGTSKLVMGLATDKKKKGAKGAGAKGAEAKGQPKESVEAGPAEEEAAVPPKARAKRSLRSTSKLFLGFKNLGLRRPKKGQFKNTSRFFWGLHKHSTKKRKKKKNKAVLKSTSNLMMRFKRVGKKRKEEEAKKETPSKPSFLLLRRGGQAPEDGASLFRRRPERKFKPRAQVLSKAAAATGWLARKVLSRRGRLVGGGRATDTAWLSRIGAKKLPFPAEDEILRHRANMKRIPGSVGLSAPSTSRQGSMVRRPSRRRSQRAAAEPTVPRYGWAEEENGAYSRRRGYGKEDGAYGSHRGYARKEDGAYGPWRSHAKEEDGAYGPHHGYAKEDGAYGPWHGYSEEEDGAYGPRHNYSEEEEGYMQSPAYPAGYGFEDVVPTPYSDYPGYETEEEYDCYGGFWEDGDQAGQPYGYSELEDEGPFGGGSPLSLYDPYSSDPEYGEEVAGPFGYSRDPYEDFGEPFDGGYPRGEYPEHRIQYSEGGWAPHAQSSCNPYALGLEEIAEGEEPEEWEEEEEEEKEYPFSILSASSLRGMRETLSSKLSLNRKFRLFPRPQVKLFGRDRLDVPLPPSPHLPPARDEDDYDECEPPPPPAAPGPAASPGRRVSAARACGSPLGQFLQRSLSIPPSRPSRGAGGLRGSRPPQPSYRHSSRRLAGMESTGLGGRDPAPRASPARDPSPAAGPWGQPPPREPGAARRPSLRNPFANPGRSPSPPPVRPRPGSTRGEGPRRSPSLGASLRRFGPELPAPAAPRSPGPGGRRPGGPAAGRPLSSRRSSPPGLPLPQAWPRLPEPPTKAVKPLQRTPFLAPSSRPGSRRLGPPGPSWDEELPHWHGAPWGPAGVPPPPSPAPSTPKSFIQRIGQPLAGMAPXPSPPSRPSAEVGGRSPSKGRSVAQSLASLLVRSMNPTKAPSSSPPTRHPSTRSPSLPRRPSRRDGSTRRSPSPPSGRRGWADAGRPILPSSPRGNRSPSPPRRAAFPPPHGRAPGSPVVPRHGTRPPGPAEPIEGDGAAGEEGAGRYAVVTPQVQRLGSFRRASRMYKQHWSTQHVVRVREMPDAWTAEQGLPQQPTQRGRRWASQWGADLARYLCQRPPAGGWRDRHPWADGYLRTKQPWRSKMQSLCSLPIVRYQEPQEEDGLEDMTQLEDLQEAAVLSNLRTRFERQLIYTYIGSILVSMNPYRICNIYGTEQVLQYEGRALGENPPHLFAIANVAYSKVMDAKHNQCIIISGESGSGKTEATKLILRYLAAVSQKRSTAPQIEILEATPLLESFGNAKTVRNDNSSRFGKFVEIFLEDGLICGAITSQYLLEKSRVVFQAKSERNYHIFYEMLAGLPSQQRQRYCLQGAETYYYLNQGGNCEIPGKDDAEDFRRLLNTMEVLNFSVDEQNSIFRILSSVLHLGNVYFEKYETDCQEVATVVSATEIRTVAELLQVSPEGLQKAITFKVTETLREKIFTPLTVESAVDARDAIAKTLYSLLFSWLTDRINKLVYPRQEALSIAILDIYGFEDLTFNSFEQLCINYANEYLQFFFNRIVFQEEQEEYLREQIEWKEIPFSDNQPCIDLISQKPYGILRILDDQSCFPQATDHTFLQKCHYHHGTNPLYTKPKMPLPEFTIKHYAGKVTYQVHKFLDKNYDQVRQDVLDLFLSSRTKVVANLFFGHAQVMARQRSLIRRSSTRTRRYKAPTVAARFQQSLLELVEKMERCNPFFVRCLKPNNKKEPGLFEADVVRTQLRYSGILETIRIRKEGFPIRIPFLVFIDRYRCLVDMWSNVIPNGANCVEMLRSLCPVNPSMYYVGVTKLFLKEQLYQALESKRARAHHLAALTLQRYARTFFIKRRFRSLRRKIVLLQTRARGYLARQRYRRMRRTLIKFRSLVHIYVNRRRYLKRKEDARRRAEEEKERMKQELTRREVVDVTHLEIPAELMGLLEAAAAAREVNAGCVVLVPPPALQPDPQLTLPLDINDYPMAKYVRGHFQEPAFGMLTAPLKAPLTRLDEELCHEALSLFKLILRFMGDPGLGGLQETLFGNYIVQKGLSVPGLRDELLAQASNQVWRNTNVNNEERGWLLLAACLSAFPPSAAFDKYLLKFVSDYAFAGYKPVCQRKLMHAMARSQLGAAAARTFPPSLLEWTANRQQASMALDLHCFNGDQFSCPIHSWSTGEDLAGDVLKHRGLSEGWRGWSVAMKAGAQWAELAGHDYVLDLVSDLELLRGFPRQKSCFLIAWDGTESHSRDSRPVLGHGLDLDEVPPPPAVKAPTLPSVEAYHPHDGEFGEPRSQKGLDRYLDSLFDPVLSYGNGELEKPSILSKRLKGGGGVGGENGGADANRSEPPGPAETHQPRGTEPDPSPQRRADVKQPPGPSGRVAEGTPAHVPQPRPYSQKAAAVGWRWPGEPVRHSRLNSEHFPRPTHDIRNIIRQCQPAPRSSQPHSKLFGKKLDPHEEAMQILKEQLSAARVPSAVGPKEVVAAVKPVPSARYQLRAPTGRPAAAQPPVFVSRELPSEAQQVQTQLHRSCSEDFYTYHNVPWKIFIRKEVFYPKDSINNPLLLDLIFRQIFNDVLSDTCIRISQEERLRLKSLFVENKLDSFSPVATESVKREIIAAARDGCEVYFSRLFPATGSVGTGVQILAVSHTGIKLLRMVKGTNVPGEQLRVLRAYSYPDVLFVTTPSRNMLEFNLRSEKLILFSPKAPQVKVMVDHFITELRKDSQYVVAVRNYSPEDGGQLSFHKGDIIHLQSLEHSERDHYYGCVVRKKVMYLEELKTGTQDFGWKFGAIHGRSGLFPAEYVQPVVAPDFVHLPAERKEEPRDKQGKVAASAAVAVAVASTAAAQELDRKTEVSPASATFAEDPEGDGIKQLRDVMGACPMLAFAQRHFRAARHGTTDSRGMKAPSVLEMLTFTKIPIQESLIEFVDGGLNKLAAEAFQAVMKFMGDHPLRGQTELDAVCTILKLCAEHEVLRDEVYCQIIKQITNNTSSKTDSCQRGWRLLYILAAYYKCSEVLRPFFVAFLQDASRHPELPFHGIAKACEQNLRKTLQFGGRSLFPSSMELKAMVAGRSAKRQLFLLPGGIERHLKIKTCSVALDVIEELCCEMGLQNPEALEEYILFVVTDRGQSVRPLTRREYILDVAAETELRDTSYTFWCRRVVWSQPLKFDNELYVTVHYNQVLPDYLKGLFTILPPVRPGEQHFPHVAKLAALQHRAKDRHHLPTVREMQDYVPPQLFRLLKPQSWLQMVTQHVQQAQALSAHQARAQFLGLLSAYPMFGSSFFYIQSCSNNAIVSPCILAVNQNGLNFLSKETHEPIAKFSLNEIQSTRTQRPTAGSSYPYVEITLGDLLAQGITQLQLEQGLELCRVVAAHMERLLGAREKRLTLPPSEITLL, from the exons ATGGTCGGCAAGAAGGGGGAGCCCAAAGGGAAAGCGggcaaagggaaggggaaggatggcaagaagggcaagaaggaggatcCCAACGAGTCAGAGGATGCCTCggatgcagagctgctgaaggcagaggAGAGCGAGACGGAGGTGGTGGAGGAG gaggaaaaggagaaggaaaaggaggaaaaggagaaggatgaggaggaggtggctgcagaggaacccaagaaggggaaggggaaggagaagaaggggTTGCCCAAGGCAGGAGTGGCGAAGAAACTGGGCCTTGGGAAGAAGGTACAGCAGGAGAcggaggaagaggagggtgagACCAATGATGCAACAGTCAAGAAGAACACGAAGGGCACCTCCAAGTTGGTGATGGGGCTGGCAACcgacaagaagaagaaaggggcCAAGGGTGCAGGGGCCAAGGGTGCAGAGGCCAAGGGCCAGCCCAAAGAATCTGTGGAAGCCGGCCCAGCCGAAGAGGAGGCGGCCGTGCCACCGAAGGCCCGGGCGAAGCGGAGCCTCCGCAGCACCTCGAAGCTCTTCCTGGGCTTCAAGAACCTAGGGTTGCGTCGGCCCAAGAAGGGACAGTTCAAGAACACATCCCGCTTCTTCTGGGGGCTGCATAAGCACAGCaccaagaagaggaagaagaagaagaacaagGCGGTGCTCAAGTCTACCTCCAACCTGATGATGCGCTTCAAGCGCGTGggcaagaagaggaaggaagaggaggccAAGAAGGAGACACCATCGAAGccatccttcctgctgctgcggcggggcgggcaggCCCCCGAGGACGGTGCGTCGCTCTTCCGCCGGCGCCCGGAAAGGAAATTCAAGCCACGGGCGCAGGTGCTGAGCAAGGCGGCCGCCGCCACAGGCTGGCTGGCCAGGAAGGTGCTCTCCCGGCGCGGGCGGCTGGTGGGGGGCGGCCGGGCGACTGACACGGCCTGGCTGTCCCGTATCGGTGCCAAGAAGCTGCCGTTCCCAGCGGAAGACGAGATCCTCAGGCACCGGGCCAACATGAAGCGGATCCCTGGCAGCGTCGGGCTGTCGGCCCCCAGCACTTCACGGCAAGGCAGCATGGTGAGGCGGCCGTCCCGGCGGCGCTCCCAGCGTGCGGCCGCCGAGCCGACGGTGCCGCGCTATGGCTGGGCCGAGGAGGAGAACGGAGCCTACAGCCGCCGGCGAGGTTATGGCAAGGAGGATGGAGCCTACGGCTCCCACCGTGGCTATGCCAGGAAGGAAGATGGAGCCTATGGGCCTTGGCGCAGTCACGCCAAGGAGGAAGATGGAGCGTACGGCCCCCACCATGGCTATGCCAAGGAGGATGGAGCCTATGGCCCATGGCATGGCTACagcgaggaggaggatggagcctATGGCCCCCGGCACAACTActccgaggaggaggaaggctaCATGCAGAGCCCAGCTTACCCAGCAGGGTACGGCTTTGAGGATGTGGTGCCGACCCCCTACTCTGACTACCCTGGCTATGAGACGGAGGAAGAGTATGACTGCTatgggggattttgggaggaCGGTGACCAGGCAGGGCAACCCTATGGCTACTCAGAGCTGGAGGATGAGGGACCGTTTGGTGGtgggtctcccctcagcctctaCGACCCGTACAGCAGCGACCCAGAGTATGGTGAGGAGGTGGCAGGGCCCTTCGGCTACAGCAGGGACCCCTACGAGGACTTTGGGGAGCCCTTTGATGGGGGGTACCCTAGGGGTGAGTACCCTGAGCATCGCATCCAGTACAGCGAGGGCGGGTGGGCACCGCACGCCCAATCCTCCTGCAACCCCTACGCCCTGGGCCTGGAGGAGATTGCTGAGGGCGAGGAGCCCGAGGAgtgggaagaagaggaggaagaggagaaggagtaTCCCTTCTCCATCCTGAGCGCCTCCTCGCTCCGGGGCATGCGGGAGACACTCTCCTCCAAGCTCTCCCTCAACAGGAAATTCAGGCTCTTCCCCCGGCCCCAGGTCAAGCTTTTCGGCAGGGACCGCCTGGACGTCCCCCTCCCGCCGTCCCCCCACCTGCCCCCCGCCCGTGACGAGGACGACTACGACGAGTGcgagccgccgccgcctccggcagcccccggccccgcggcatCCCCGGGACGCCGGGTTTCGGCAGCGCGGGCGTGCGGGAGCCCTCTGGGGCAGTTCCTCCAGCGATCCCTCTCGATTCCCCCCAGCCGCCCGTCGCGGGGTGCGGGAGGACTTCGGGGGTCCcgccccccccagccctcctACAGGCACTCCAGCCGCAGGCTGGCGGGGATGGAGAGCACCGGTTTGGGGGGCCGGGACCCCGCGCCACGAGCATCTCCAGCCAGGGACCCTTCCCCAGCGGCGGGGCCCTGGGGgcagccccctccccgggaGCCGGGGGCTGCGCGCCGGCCGTCGCTCCGTAACCCCTTCGCCAACCCCGGGCGCTCCCCGTCGCCGCCGCCCGTCCGGCCGCGCCCCGGCAGCACGCGGGGCGAGGGGCCACGGCGATCCCCCTCCCTCGGTGCCAGCCTCCGGCGCTTTGGCCCCGAGCTCCCCGCTCCGGCCGCCCCCCGCTCACCGGGGCCGGGGGGGAGGCGCCCGGGGGGGCCCGCGGCGGGGAGACCGCTGTCATCGCGGCGGAGCAGTCCCCCCGGGCTGCCGCTCCCCCAGGCCTGGCCCCGGCTTCCCGAGCCCCCCACCAAGGCGGTGAAGCCGCTGCAGAGGACCCCCTTCCTGGCACCATCGTCCCGCCCCGGCAGCCGCCGCCtcggcccccccggcccctcctGGGATGAGGAGCTGCCCCACTGGCACGGTGCCCCGTGGGGTCCCGCCGGGGTGCCCCCTccgcccagccccgctcccagcacccccaaaagCTTCATCCAGCGCATCGGGCAGCCCCTTGCCGGGATggcccc cccctccccaccatcGAGGCCATCTGCTGAAGTGGGGGGCCGCAGCCCCTCCAAGGGGCGCTCCGTGGCGCAGTCTCTGGCTTCGCTGCTCGTAAGGAGCATGAACCCCACCAAAGCCCCCTCATCCTCACCACCCACCCGCCATCCCTCCACTCGCTCTCCTTCCTTGCCGCGGCGCCCATCCCGGCGAGACGGCAGCACCCGCAGGTCTCCGAGCCCACCCTCTGGGCGCCGGGGCTGGGCCGACGCCGGGCGCCCCatcctcccctccagcccacGTGGCAATCGGAGCCCCTCACCGCCCCGTCGTGCCGCTTTCCCACCACCCCACGGGCGAGCCCCCGGCTCTCCGGTCGTCCCCCGCCACGGCACTCGTCCCCCGGGGCCGGCGGAGCCCATCGAGGGTGACGGGGCGGCCGGGGAGGAGGGCGCGGGGCGCTACGCGGTGGTGACGCCGCAGGTGCAGAGGTTGGGCTCCTTCCGGCGCGCATCCCGCATGTACAAGCAGCACTGGTCCACGCAGCACGTCGTGCGGGTGCGGGAGATGCCCGACGCCTGGACAGCCGAGCAGGGCCTCCCCCAGCAGCCCACCCAGCGCGGCCGGCGGTGGGCGAGCCAGTGGGGAGCCGACCTCGCCCGATACCTCTGCCAGCGCCCGCCGGCGGGGGGCTGGCGGGACAGGCACCCCTGGGCGGACGGGTACCTGCGCACCAAGCAGCCCTGGCGCAGCAAG ATGCAGTCGCTGTGCAGCCTGCCCATCGTGCGGTACCAGGAGCCACAGGAGGAGGATGGGTTGGAGGACATGACCCAGCTGGA GGACCTCCAGGAGGCTGCGGTGCTGAGCAACCTCCGGACGCGGTTCGAGCGCCAGCTCATCTAC ACCTACATCGGCAGCATCCTGGTGTCGATGAACCCGTACCGCATCTGCAACATCTACGGGACGGAGCAGGTGCTGCAGTACGAGGGCAGAGCCCTGGGCGAGAACCCGCC GCACCTCTTTGCCATCGCGAACGTGGCCTACTCCAAAGTGATGGATGCCAAACACAACCAGTGTATCATCATCAG TGGGGAGAGCGGCTCAGGGAAGACCGAAGCCACCAAGCTGATCCTGCGCTACCTGGCAGCCGTCAGCCAGAAACGCAGCACTGCCCCACAG ATAGAG ATCCTGGAGGCGACCCCCCTGCTGGAATCCTTCGGCAATGCCAAAACCGTGAGGAATGACAATTCCAGCAGGTTTGGGAAATTTGTGGAAATCTTTCTGGAGGA CGGCTTGATCTGTGGTGCCATAACCTCGCAGTACCTGCTGGAGAAGTCCCGCGTGGTCTTCCAG gccAAGAGCGAGCGCAACTACCACATCTTCTACGAGATGCTGGCAGGGCTGCCGTCCCAGCAGCGGCAGCGGTACTGCCTGCAGGGCGCCGAGACCTACTACTACTTGAACCAG GGTGGGAATTGCGAGATTCCCGGCAAGGACGACGCTGAGGATTTCCGTCGGCTGCTCAACACCATGGAGGTGCTGAACTTCAGTGTGGACGAGCAGAACAGCATCTTCCGCATCCTCTCCTCTGTCCTCCACCTGGGCAACGTCTACTTTGAGAAATACGAG acTGACTGCCAGGAGGTCGCCACGGTGGTGAGTGCCACAGAGATCCGGACggtggctgagctgctgcaggtgtcCCCTGAGGGCCTGCAGAAAGCCATCACCTTCAAGGTGACG GAAACACTGCGGGAGAAGATTTTTACCCCTCTGACTGTTGAAAGCGCCGTGGATGCCAG GGATGCCATTGCCAAGACCCTCTACTCCCTGCTCTTCAGCTGGCTCACGGACCGCATCAACAAGCTCGTGTACCCGCGGCAGGAGGCCCTCTCCATCGCCATCCTGGACATCTATGGCTTCGAG GACCTCACCTTCAACAGCTTTGAGCAGCTGTGCATCAACTACGCCAACGAGTACCTGCAGTTCTTCTTCAACAGGATTGTGTTCCAGGAAGAGCAG GAGGAGTACCTCCGGGAGCAGATTGAGTGGAAGGAGATCCCCTTCAGCGACAACCAGCCCTGCATTGACCTCATCTCCCAAAAGCCCTACGGCATCCTCCGGATCCTGGATGACCAGAGCTGCTTCCCCCAG gcCACTGACCACACGTTCCTCCAGAAGTGTCACTACCACCACGGGACAAACCCACTCTACACAAAGCCGAAGATGCCGCTGCCTGAGTTCACCATCAAGCACTACGCAGGGAAGGTGACCTACCAG GTTCACAAGTTTTTGGATAAAAACTATGACCAGGTCCGTCAGGACGTGCTGGACCtgttcctcagcagcaggaccAAG GTGGTGGCCAACCTCTTCTTCGGCCATGCCCAGGTGATGGCCCGGCAGAGGAGCCTCAtcaggaggagcagcaccaggacacGGCGGTACAAGGCTCCCACTGTGGCTGCACGGTTCCAGCAGTCGCTCCTGGAGCTGGTGGAGAAGATGGAGAG GTGCAACCCCTTCTTTGTGCGCTGCCTCAAACCCAACAACAAGAAG GAGCCAGGGCTCTTCGAGGCCGACGTGGTCAGAACCCAGCTGCGGTACTCGGGGATCCTGGAGACCATCCGCATCCGCAAGGAGGGCTTCCCTATCCGCATCCCCTTCCTCGTCTTCATCGACAG GTATCGCTGCCTCGTTGATATGTGGTCCAATGTCATTCCCAACGGAGCCAACTGTGTGGAGATGCTGAGGAGCCTCTGCCCCGTTAACCCCAGCATGTACTATGTCGGCGTCACCAAG ctcttcctgaaggagcagctgtaCCAGGCGCTGGAGAGCAAGCGAGCCCGTGCCCATCACCTGGCCGCGCTCACGCTCCAGCGCTACGCTCGCACCTTCTTCATTAAGCGGCGCTTCCGCTCCCTCCGCCGCAAGATCGTCCTCCTGCAGACCCGGGCGCGGGGATACCTGGCCAg GCAGCGGTACCGGCGCATGCGGCGCACGCTCATCAAGTTCAGGTCGCTGGTGCACATCTACGTGAACCGCCGGAGGTACCTCAAG AGGAAGGAGGATGCTCGCCGGCgggctgaggaggagaaggagaggatgAAGCAG GAGCTGACGCGGAGGGAGGTGGTGGATGTCACCCACCTGGAGATCCCGGCCGAGCTGATGGGGCTGCTGGAGGCCGCTGCAG CCGCCCGGGAGGTGAATGCCGGCTGCGTGGTGCTGGTGCCGCCGCCAGCGCTGCAGCCCGACCCCCAGCTCACCCTCCCGCTCGACATCAACGACTACCCCATGGCCAAGTACGTGCGGGGCCACTTCCAG GAACCGGCGTTTGGGATGCTGACGGCCCCACTGAAAGCCCCCCTCACCCGGCTGGATGAGGAGCTGTGCCACGAGGCTCTCAGCCTCTTCAAGCTG ATCCTGCGGTTCATGGGGGACCCGGGGCTGGGCGGCCTGCAGGAGACCCTCTTCGGCAACTACATCGTGCAGAAGGGGCTGTCGGTGCCAGGGCTACGGGACGAGCTCCTGGCACAAGCCTCCAACCAGGTCTGGCGGAACACCAACGTCAACAACGAGGAGcggggctggctgctgctggccgcCTGCCTCAGCGCTTTCCCTCCGTCCGCCGCCTTCGACAAGTACCTGCTCAA GTTTGTGTCCGACTACGCCTTTGCTGGCTACAAGCCAGTGTGCCAGCGCAAGCTGATGCACGCCATGGCCCGCTCCCAGCTGGGCGCTGCGGCCGCCCGCACCTTCCCGCCCTCACTGCTGGAGTGGACAGCGAACCGGCAGCAGGCCAGCATGGCCCTCGACCTGCACTGCTTCAACG GTGACCAGTTCTCCTGCCCCATCCACTCCTGGAGCACGGGCGAGGACCTGGCAGGGGATGTCCTGAAGCACAG GGGGCTGTCGGAGGGCTGGCGTGGCTGGTCTGTAGCTATGAAGGCGGGTGCCCAGTGGGCTGAGCTGGCTGGACACGACTATGTCCTGGACCTTGTCTCTGACCTCGAGCTGCTCCGGGGCTTCCCCAGACAGAAATCCTGCTTCCTCATCGCATGGGATGGGACCGAgagccacagcagggacagccggCC ggTGCTGGGACATGGATTGGATTTGGATGAAGTGCCTCCTCCCCCAGCTGTGAAAGCCCCCACACTGCCCTCCGTAGAGGCGTATCACCCCCATG ACGGGGAATTTGGGGAGCCGCGCAGCCAGAAGGGTCTGGACCGGTACCTGGACAGCCTGTTTGACCCCGTGCTCTCCTACGGCAATGGG gagctggagaagccATCCATCCTCTCAAAGAGGCTGAAGGGAGGAGGTGGTGTGGGAGGCGAGAACGGCGGCGCTGACGCCAATCGGAGCGAACCTCCCGGGCCTGCGGAGACGCATCAGCCGAGGG GCACAGAGCCAGACCCGTCCCCGCAGCGCCGTGCAGATGTCAAACAGCCACCCGGACCCTCG GGCAGAGTGGCAGAGGGGACGCCAGCCCAtgtgccccagccccggccctaCTCGCAGAAAGCCG CGGCCGTGGGCTGGCGGTGGCCGGGAGAGCCAGTGCGGCATTCCCGGCTCAACTCGGAGCACTTCCCGAGGCCCACGCACGACATCCGCAACATCATCCGACAGTGCCAGCCAGCCCCGcgcagctcccagccccacag CAAGCTCTTTGGGAAGAAGCTGGACCCCCACGAGGAAGCCATGCAGAtcctgaaggagcagctctcagctgcccGGGTGCCATCAGCTGTG GGGCCCAAGGAGGTGGTGGCTGCGGTGAAGCCGGTGCCAAGTGCCAGGTACCAGCTGCGAGCACCCACAGGACGTCCTGCAGCCGCACAGCCTCCAG TCTTTGTCTCACGAGAGCTCCCATCCGAGGCGCAGCAGGTCCAGACCCAGCTGCACCGGAGCTGCAGCGAGGACTTCTACACCTACCACAATGTGCCCTGGAAAATATTCATCCGGAAGGAG GTTTTCTACCCCAAGGACAGCATCAACAACCCACTGCTGCTCGACCTCATCTTCCGGCAG ATCTTCAATGATGTGCTGTCTGACACCTGCATCCGGATCAGCCAGGAGGAGCGGCTCCGCTTGAAATCCCTCTTTG tGGAAAACAAGCTGGACTCCTTCAGCCCCGTGGCCACCGAGAGTGTCAAGAGGGAGATCATCGCCGCGGCCCGAGATGGCTGCGAGGTGTATTTCTCCCGCCTCTTCCCTGCCACG GGCAGTGTGGGGACGGGTGTGCAGATCCTGGCCGTGTCCCACACTGGCATCAAGCTGCTGCGGATGGTGAAGGGCACCAATGTCCCCGGGGAGCAGCTGCGGGTGCTGCGGGCCTACAG CTACCCCGATGTGCTCTTCGTGACCACCCCATCCAGGAACATGCTGGAGTTCAACCTGCGCAGCGAGAAGCTCATCCTCTTCTCACCAAAAGCTCCCCAGGTCAAGGTCATGGTCGACCACTTCATCACAGAGCTCAGGAAG GACTCCCAGTACGTGGTGGCCGTGAGGAACTACAGCCCAGAGGATGGGGGCCAGCTCAGCTTCCACAAAGGGGATATCATCCACCTGCAGTCGCTGGAGCACTCTGAGAGAG ACCACTACTATGGCTGTGTGGTCCGCAAGAAGGTGATGTACCTGGAGGAGCTGAAGACGGGCACCCAGGATTTTG GGTGGAAGTTTGGGGCCATCCATGGCAGGTCAGGGCTGTTCCCTGCCGAGTACGTCCAGCCCGTCGTGGCACCTGACTTCGTGCATTTGCCTGCGGAGAGGAAAGAGGAGCCCAGGGACAAGCAGGGCAAGGTGGCGGCTTCGGCGGCCGTGGCCGTGGCTGTGGCCTctactgctgctgcccaggagctggACCGAAAAACTGAG GTGTCCCCAGCCAGTGCCACCTTTGCGGAGGATCCGGAGGGAGATGGCATCAAGCAGCTCAGGGATGTCATGGGGGCCTGTCCCATGCTGGCCTTTGCCCAGCGGCATTTCCGTGCAGCACGACATGGGACCAC GGACTCCCGTGGGATGAAGGCACCAAGTGTGCTGGAGATGCTGACATTCACCAAG aTTCCCATTCAGGAGTCACTCATTGAATTTGTGGATGGTGGCCTCAACAAACTGGCTGCTGAGGCTTTCCAAG CCGTGATGAAGTTCATGGGTGACCACCCTCTGCGGGGACAGACGGAGCTGGACGCCGTCTGCACCATCCTCAAG CTGTGTGCGGAGCACGAGGTCCTGAGGGATGAGGTGTACTGCCAGATCATCAAGCAGATCACTAACAACACCAGCTCCAAGAC GGACAGTtgccagaggggctggaggctgCTCTACATCCTCGCTGCCTATTACAAGTGCTCCGAGGTGCTCCGGCCCTTCTTCGTGGCCTTCCTGCAGGATGCTAGCAGGCACCCAGAGCTGCCTTTCCACG GCATCGCCAAAGCCTGCGAGCAGAACCTGAGGAAAACCCTGCAGTTCGGTGGCCGTAGCCTCTTCCCCAGCAGCATGGAGCTCAAGGCCATGGTG GCCGGACGCAGCGCCAAGCgccagctcttcctcctgcccGGCGGCATCGAGAGGCACCTCAAGATCAAGACGTGCTCG gtggctcTGGATGTGATTGAGGAGCTGTGCTGCGAGATGGGGCTGCAGAATCCAGAGGCTTTGGAGGAATACATCCTTTTCGTGGTGACCGACAGAG GGCAGAGTGTGCGGCCGCTGACCCGCCGGGAATATATCCTGGATGTGGCTGCCGAGACGGAGCTCCGGGATACCAGCTACACCTTCTGGTGCCGCCGCGTGGTCTGGAGCCAGCCCCTCAAGTTTGACAATGAGCTCTACGTCACTGTCCACTACAACCAG GTGCTCCCTGACTACCTCAAGGGCCTGTTCACCATCCTGCCACCGGTGaggccaggagagcagcacttCCCGCACGTGGCCAAGCTGGCCGCCCTCCAGCACCGAGCCAAGGACCGCCACCACCTCCCCACCGT GCGGGAGATGCAGGACTACGTCCCTCCGCAGCTCTTCCGCCTGCTGAAGCCCCAGTCCTGGCTGCAGATGGTGACCCAGCACGTGCAGCAAGCCCAGGCACTCAGTGCCCACCAGGCCAGGGCACAGTTCCTGG ggctgctgagcGCCTACCCCATGTTTGGCTCGTCCTTCTTCTAcatccagagctgcagcaacaACGCCATTGTTTCACCCTGTATCCTGGCTGTCAACCAGAATGGCCTCAACTTCCTCAGCAAGGAGACCCAT GAACCCATCGCCAAGTTCTCACTGAATGAGATCCAGTCCACACGGACGCAGCGGCCGACGGCCGGATCCAGCTATCCCTATGTGGAGATCACGCTGGGAGACCTCCTGGCCCAGGGCATCACCcaactgcagctggagcag ggcctggagctgtgccGTGTGGTGGCCGCGCACATGGAGAGGCTGCTGGGAGCCCGGGAGAAAAGGCTGACGCTGCCGCCCAGCGAGATCACCCTGCTCTGA